A genomic stretch from Candidatus Nitrotoga arctica includes:
- a CDS encoding carbohydrate porin, whose product MDIHRTIPHWLLACIATHFGLSLAYGVEESWNAKFQTTYVWQSKAPFNAAYSGRNSLSTEREKSYSFTGTAFLGMRPWAGGELYFNPEVVQGVPLSNLTGLGGLTNGEIARTSGPKPKLYMARAFLRQSWGLGEIQDAVDSGANQLAGKVHQRLIALTVGKLSVTDLFDNNVYSHDPRTQFINWSLMTAGAYDYAADARGYSWGAALEYYYDDWAIRAGRFIQPKVPNQLVLDPNIFSHYGDQIEVGHGHVLIGQPGKIRLLAFRNRTLMSRFQDALDYATLNGGVPNINNVRNGEQIKYGFGLNLEQQLIQNVGMFGRASWADGKTETYAFTEIDNSLAAGAVVQGSAWGRIQDSMGIALVQNGLSRQRRDYLAAGGISFFIGDGALKYRRENILETYYSLGAIKNTWLTLDYQHIRNPAYNTDRGPVSIGAVRLRGVF is encoded by the coding sequence ATGGACATTCATCGTACGATCCCTCATTGGCTACTGGCTTGTATTGCGACTCACTTCGGGCTTTCTCTCGCCTATGGGGTAGAGGAAAGTTGGAACGCCAAGTTCCAGACTACCTACGTCTGGCAGAGCAAAGCGCCATTCAATGCCGCCTACAGCGGACGCAACAGCCTCTCTACGGAGCGGGAAAAAAGCTATTCCTTCACCGGAACCGCCTTCCTCGGCATGCGGCCATGGGCGGGAGGCGAGTTGTATTTCAACCCGGAAGTGGTTCAAGGCGTCCCGCTCTCCAACCTCACGGGACTGGGCGGATTAACCAATGGCGAAATCGCCCGCACCTCTGGGCCCAAGCCAAAACTTTACATGGCACGGGCCTTCTTGCGCCAAAGCTGGGGATTGGGTGAGATACAAGATGCAGTTGATTCTGGTGCCAATCAACTGGCCGGGAAAGTTCACCAGCGCCTAATAGCCCTCACCGTGGGCAAACTTTCGGTAACGGATCTATTCGACAACAACGTTTACAGCCACGATCCGCGGACCCAGTTTATCAACTGGTCTCTCATGACCGCGGGCGCTTACGACTATGCAGCCGATGCGCGTGGTTATTCCTGGGGCGCCGCGCTGGAATATTATTACGACGACTGGGCCATACGCGCTGGCCGCTTCATCCAGCCTAAAGTGCCTAACCAGCTCGTCCTGGATCCGAATATATTCAGTCACTACGGCGATCAGATCGAAGTGGGGCATGGGCATGTGCTTATCGGTCAACCGGGCAAGATACGTCTGCTGGCCTTCCGCAACCGCACCTTGATGTCACGCTTCCAGGATGCGTTGGATTACGCCACGCTCAACGGCGGCGTGCCGAATATCAACAATGTGCGTAACGGTGAACAGATAAAATACGGCTTTGGCCTCAATCTGGAACAACAGCTAATCCAAAATGTGGGTATGTTCGGCCGCGCCAGTTGGGCAGACGGTAAAACAGAAACCTACGCCTTTACCGAAATAGACAATTCACTTGCTGCAGGGGCAGTCGTCCAAGGCAGTGCCTGGGGTCGTATTCAGGACAGCATGGGCATCGCACTCGTGCAAAATGGACTGTCGCGTCAACGACGCGACTACTTGGCCGCCGGCGGCATCAGTTTCTTCATTGGCGACGGCGCTCTCAAATACCGACGGGAAAATATTCTCGAAACCTACTACAGTCTTGGCGCTATCAAAAACACCTGGCTTACACTGGACTACCAACACATCCGCAATCCCGCGTACAACACCGACCGTGGGCCGGTTTCCATCGGTGCTGTTCGATTGCGTGGGGTGTTTTAA
- a CDS encoding substrate-binding domain-containing protein, with product MLKLKSFHFTLAMLSWLAIVSPHVLAAPPIKVLAAGSLTGALTAVIKAYQEKTGEAVQADFGPAGLLLERIEQGEPADIFASANMAHPQKLADKGLATPPVVMARNRLCAKALPEFGLTKENFVDRLLDPKVGLGTSTPKSDPGGDYTWMMFSKIDKVRPSAEAILQAKAQQLGGGKTNPPVPAGKTAPLYFFEQHKIDISIGYCSSRQTTPDPAFTMIELPAEAAIRADYGLSVLTSTAASHDAAYRFALFIMSPQAQGIISQYGFTTVAEAKPNP from the coding sequence ATGCTAAAACTTAAAAGCTTTCACTTTACCTTGGCTATGCTTTCCTGGTTGGCAATAGTCTCACCCCATGTCTTGGCAGCCCCGCCAATTAAGGTGCTGGCAGCAGGTAGCCTTACTGGTGCCCTGACTGCTGTCATTAAGGCCTATCAGGAAAAAACCGGCGAAGCCGTGCAAGCTGATTTTGGCCCGGCTGGGTTGTTATTGGAGCGCATAGAGCAGGGTGAGCCAGCAGATATATTTGCTTCCGCCAATATGGCGCACCCGCAAAAGCTGGCGGATAAAGGCTTGGCAACGCCCCCTGTAGTGATGGCACGTAATCGATTGTGCGCAAAAGCTCTGCCAGAATTCGGCCTGACCAAGGAAAATTTTGTGGATCGGCTACTGGATCCAAAAGTCGGGCTAGGAACATCAACTCCTAAATCTGATCCCGGCGGAGATTACACTTGGATGATGTTTTCCAAAATAGATAAGGTGCGGCCAAGTGCTGAGGCCATATTGCAGGCTAAAGCGCAGCAATTAGGTGGAGGCAAGACAAATCCGCCCGTACCCGCAGGAAAAACCGCTCCGCTCTATTTTTTTGAACAGCATAAAATTGATATCTCAATTGGGTATTGCAGTTCGCGTCAAACTACCCCAGACCCTGCCTTTACTATGATTGAATTACCTGCGGAAGCTGCCATTAGGGCAGATTATGGTTTATCGGTGCTGACCTCAACCGCTGCAAGCCATGATGCTGCTTATCGTTTTGCTTTATTCATTATGAGCCCGCAAGCTCAGGGCATCATCAGTCAATACGGATTTACCACTGTAGCGGAAGCTAAACCTAATCCTTAG
- a CDS encoding TonB-dependent receptor: MPNKLFSSRRIIFLAVLSTNMGLSVTVLAEEDPAFLGEIKVSGKKVDSDYRTDKVKIGPLSEKSLLDTPYAIDVIPAELMRNQQFKSVREAFRYLPSVQGENIRPQTRGLQAGVVQNTRIDGMNIAATTDYPIEQFERIEVLNGLAGAIYGPSNPAGTFNYVIKRPTDEPRRRIGVGYGTQSAALGSVDLGGYVDKGKVFGYRLNLLNDTGEGYVDRSRLERKLVSLAVDVNFTDVTKLELNASRYHYLSMGFPGTFSLQNDNVRFPSAPDPTRVGYGQPFGGDNNITKTFSGKLKHSFNADWQISAGLLQQDSDRASTVPTNTLTNNAGSYTTTAATTTFSLDRILSNTIALNGHAKTGDWTHDLIFSSTGFTWDRYTPNKIGAITLGSASLDNPVIFNEPVFPDFKDRYKSQTTRQQSLNIGDTISFNKQWSATLIASQSWITARSNNKAGVDTSRYDKDGISTNAILSYKPQSNMTVYGSYADSLQQADPVPNNPQAILAPYRSKQWELGYKVSIAKMNLTAALFRVERPYPYIGADGVFRVQGDQINNGLELTANGTLTRDLTIYSGVTFLDPRLENTLTAATEGKQILGLSKVVSSVLLDYRIAAAPGLSVNLHIANATSRPGNHTNTYSVAGFTTVDVGARYYSQIMGKAASWNLTLYNLANERYWANITPNGQNGFSATGNGTGTLGAPRTLRASLQIDF, translated from the coding sequence ATGCCAAACAAGCTTTTTTCTTCTCGACGGATTATTTTTCTGGCCGTTCTTTCTACTAATATGGGTTTATCTGTCACGGTTTTAGCGGAAGAAGACCCAGCTTTCTTGGGTGAAATTAAAGTCAGCGGAAAAAAAGTTGATTCGGATTACCGCACAGACAAAGTAAAAATTGGCCCCTTAAGTGAAAAATCGTTGTTGGATACTCCTTATGCGATCGATGTGATTCCCGCGGAGCTGATGCGAAACCAGCAGTTTAAAAGCGTGCGTGAAGCTTTTCGTTATTTGCCATCCGTTCAGGGCGAGAATATTCGGCCGCAAACGCGTGGCCTGCAAGCTGGCGTGGTACAGAATACACGCATCGACGGTATGAATATCGCAGCCACTACCGATTATCCCATTGAGCAGTTTGAGCGCATCGAAGTGTTGAATGGGTTGGCAGGAGCGATCTATGGGCCTTCTAATCCGGCTGGTACCTTCAATTATGTAATAAAGCGTCCGACTGATGAGCCTCGGAGGCGGATCGGTGTGGGCTATGGCACGCAGAGCGCGGCTCTGGGCAGTGTCGATTTGGGCGGTTATGTGGATAAGGGAAAAGTGTTTGGTTACCGCCTTAATTTATTGAATGATACCGGCGAGGGTTACGTTGACCGTAGTCGGCTTGAACGTAAGCTGGTGAGTCTGGCAGTGGATGTCAATTTTACCGATGTCACCAAATTGGAGCTGAATGCCAGTCGCTACCATTACCTCAGCATGGGTTTTCCCGGAACTTTTAGCTTGCAGAACGACAATGTGCGTTTTCCTTCAGCGCCTGATCCCACGCGGGTGGGTTATGGCCAGCCTTTTGGCGGTGATAACAATATTACGAAAACTTTCAGCGGTAAACTTAAGCATAGTTTTAACGCTGACTGGCAAATATCGGCGGGCTTGTTGCAACAAGATAGTGATCGTGCTTCGACCGTACCCACCAATACACTGACAAATAATGCAGGGAGCTACACTACGACAGCCGCTACGACGACTTTCAGTCTGGATCGTATTCTCAGTAATACGATCGCGCTCAATGGTCATGCTAAAACCGGAGATTGGACGCATGATCTGATATTTTCCAGCACTGGATTTACTTGGGATCGCTATACACCCAACAAGATAGGTGCAATTACTCTTGGAAGCGCCAGCCTGGATAATCCTGTTATTTTCAATGAGCCAGTATTTCCAGATTTCAAAGATCGTTATAAATCCCAGACCACGCGCCAGCAGTCTCTCAACATAGGCGATACCATTAGCTTCAATAAGCAATGGTCAGCAACGCTGATTGCCAGCCAAAGCTGGATCACAGCACGCAGCAATAACAAAGCTGGCGTGGACACCAGCCGCTATGACAAGGATGGCATTAGTACCAACGCCATCCTTTCTTATAAGCCGCAAAGCAATATGACGGTGTATGGGTCTTATGCGGACAGCCTGCAGCAGGCAGATCCAGTGCCCAATAATCCGCAAGCGATATTGGCGCCGTATCGTAGCAAGCAGTGGGAATTAGGCTATAAAGTCAGTATTGCGAAAATGAATTTGACTGCGGCACTCTTCCGCGTTGAGCGACCTTATCCCTATATTGGAGCAGATGGCGTATTCAGGGTGCAAGGCGACCAGATAAATAATGGCCTGGAATTAACCGCTAACGGTACCTTAACCCGAGACCTGACGATATACAGTGGCGTAACTTTCCTTGATCCACGTCTTGAAAATACACTAACTGCTGCCACTGAAGGCAAGCAGATTCTGGGTTTATCCAAGGTAGTAAGCAGTGTATTGCTTGATTATCGCATTGCGGCGGCGCCCGGCCTATCGGTCAATCTACATATTGCGAATGCGACAAGCCGCCCAGGAAATCATACCAACACTTATTCGGTGGCGGGTTTTACGACAGTAGATGTGGGCGCACGTTATTACAGCCAAATAATGGGCAAAGCAGCGAGCTGGAACCTGACTCTTTATAATCTCGCCAATGAGCGCTACTGGGCCAATATTACGCCCAATGGCCAAAACGGTTTTAGCGCAACCGGCAATGGTACCGGCACTTTAGGCGCGCCGCGCACCCTGCGTGCCTCATTACAGATAGATTTCTGA
- a CDS encoding tyrosine-type recombinase/integrase, with the protein MNSTTHPLSPLRQRFLDDMRMRKLAAKTQSGYLRAVSRFYDWLKRSPDTATAEDLRRYQMYLVDHGMSSISLNITITGLKFFFNSTLDQPELMRHMHPVREPRKIPIVLSQEEVARLIGCAGNLKNQTALSVAYGAGLRVSEVAALKVSDVDSERMTLRIEQGKGSKDRYAMLSPVLLESLRTWWRAARASGWMLNGGWLFPGQDPADPISTRQLNRVIHEAAKVAQIDKRVSMHTLRHSFATHLLEQKVDIRVIQVLLGHKKLETTALYTQVATKILREVVSPLDSLNSM; encoded by the coding sequence ATGAACTCAACGACACACCCCCTCAGTCCGTTGCGTCAACGCTTTCTTGACGACATGCGGATGCGCAAACTTGCCGCCAAGACCCAGAGCGGTTACCTCCGCGCGGTCAGCCGGTTTTATGACTGGCTGAAACGTTCGCCGGATACCGCAACGGCCGAAGACTTACGGCGTTATCAGATGTACTTGGTCGATCACGGCATGTCGTCGATCTCACTCAACATCACGATAACCGGATTGAAGTTCTTCTTCAATAGCACCCTTGATCAGCCCGAGTTAATGAGGCACATGCATCCGGTGCGCGAGCCGCGCAAGATTCCAATTGTCTTGAGTCAGGAAGAAGTCGCGCGCCTGATCGGCTGTGCCGGAAACCTCAAGAACCAAACGGCATTGTCAGTTGCCTACGGCGCGGGACTGCGCGTCAGCGAGGTCGCTGCGCTCAAAGTCAGTGATGTCGATAGCGAACGCATGACCCTGCGCATTGAACAGGGCAAAGGCAGCAAGGATCGCTACGCGATGCTCTCCCCCGTCCTGCTGGAGAGCCTGCGGACTTGGTGGCGCGCTGCTCGTGCCTCAGGTTGGATGCTCAATGGGGGCTGGTTGTTTCCGGGCCAGGATCCCGCTGACCCGATCAGCACCCGTCAGCTCAACCGAGTCATCCATGAGGCGGCCAAGGTCGCCCAGATCGACAAACGCGTCTCGATGCACACCCTGCGTCACAGCTTCGCTACTCACTTGTTGGAACAGAAGGTGGATATTCGGGTGATTCAGGTTTTGCTGGGGCATAAAAAACTGGAGACGACAGCACTCTATACGCAAGTGGCGACCAAGATTCTGCGCGAAGTGGTCAGTCCGTTGGATAGCCTGAATTCCATGTAG
- a CDS encoding IS91 family transposase, with the protein MVRPVLEVADIFRAQGPAWRAAQQGHLSLGQLKVMSAIEQCRSAALGGHVLHCPACAHDEIAYNSCRNRHCPKCQASAAKRWLEARQTELLPVDYYHVVFTLPAPISAIAYTNKAVIYRLLFEVAAETLHTIAADPEHLGARIGATLVLHTWGSALTHHPHVHGIVPGGGLSLDGERWVACKPGFFLSVRVLSRLFRRRFLEELAQVHRAGQLQFFGEYAQLSEATAFAEWLAPLRKCEWVVYAKRPFAGPAAVLVYLSRYTHRVAIANSRLIALDERGVTFKWKDYRETGGTRHKTMTLKTDEFMRRFLLHVLPSGFHRIRHYGLIANSGRRENLARARELLNVAPVEPKEIDVSNETVTPTFVCRECGAAMIVTGILARASNIRAPPPCRGVT; encoded by the coding sequence ATGGTGCGTCCCGTACTGGAGGTCGCTGATATCTTCCGCGCCCAGGGTCCGGCATGGCGAGCAGCTCAGCAAGGGCATTTGAGTTTAGGGCAACTGAAGGTCATGTCAGCCATCGAACAGTGCCGCAGCGCGGCGCTGGGAGGGCATGTGTTGCATTGTCCAGCGTGTGCGCATGACGAAATCGCGTACAACTCCTGCCGTAACCGGCATTGCCCAAAGTGTCAGGCCAGCGCCGCCAAGCGTTGGCTCGAAGCCCGTCAGACCGAGCTGTTGCCGGTGGACTATTACCATGTCGTATTCACCTTGCCCGCGCCGATCAGCGCCATCGCTTACACCAACAAGGCGGTGATCTATCGTTTACTGTTTGAGGTGGCGGCCGAGACGCTGCATACCATCGCCGCCGATCCCGAGCATCTGGGGGCACGCATTGGGGCAACGTTGGTGCTGCACACTTGGGGATCGGCGCTTACACATCATCCTCATGTGCATGGCATTGTTCCCGGCGGTGGGTTGTCATTGGATGGGGAGCGTTGGGTGGCGTGCAAGCCGGGCTTCTTCTTGTCGGTGCGTGTGTTGTCGCGATTGTTTAGGCGGCGCTTCTTGGAAGAGCTGGCGCAGGTTCATCGTGCTGGTCAATTGCAGTTCTTCGGTGAGTATGCGCAGCTGAGTGAAGCGACTGCCTTCGCAGAGTGGCTTGCTCCGCTGCGCAAGTGCGAATGGGTGGTATATGCCAAACGCCCCTTTGCCGGACCTGCGGCAGTGTTGGTGTATCTGTCGCGTTACACCCATCGGGTGGCGATCGCCAATTCTCGCCTGATCGCGCTGGATGAGCGTGGTGTGACTTTTAAGTGGAAAGATTACCGAGAGACGGGGGGAACACGCCACAAGACGATGACGCTCAAGACCGACGAATTCATGCGGCGCTTTCTATTACATGTGCTGCCCAGTGGATTTCACCGTATCCGTCACTACGGCCTGATCGCTAATTCCGGTCGGCGGGAGAATCTTGCACGAGCGCGCGAACTGTTGAATGTGGCACCGGTGGAGCCCAAAGAGATTGATGTGTCGAACGAAACGGTTACACCGACCTTCGTTTGCCGGGAATGTGGTGCGGCGATGATCGTGACTGGAATATTGGCACGCGCATCAAACATCCGAGCGCCACCACCGTGTCGAGGTGTGACATGA
- a CDS encoding glutathione S-transferase family protein yields MTPTITAFEQSPDRGKGLARDMRVRWALEEVGQPYEVRLVSFSAMKEPAHRALQPFGQIPTYEEGDLALFESGAIVFHIAEHHAGLLPDDENARARAIAWMFAALNTVEPPILDLYTAKLLEGDKPWSEQRLPLVEDRIRDRLGELSARLGDADWLDGAFSAGDLLMVAVLLRLNASCLLDEYPNLLAYVARGEARPAFKRAFDAQLAVFTGKPPTG; encoded by the coding sequence ATGACCCCCACCATCACCGCCTTTGAACAATCGCCCGATCGCGGTAAAGGACTCGCGCGCGACATGCGGGTTCGCTGGGCCCTCGAAGAAGTCGGTCAACCTTACGAAGTTCGTCTTGTTTCGTTCAGTGCGATGAAGGAACCCGCGCATCGAGCGCTTCAACCTTTCGGGCAGATTCCCACCTATGAAGAAGGCGATCTCGCCCTGTTCGAGTCGGGGGCCATCGTGTTCCATATCGCGGAGCACCATGCAGGCCTGCTGCCAGACGATGAAAATGCCCGGGCGCGCGCGATAGCGTGGATGTTTGCCGCGCTCAACACGGTGGAGCCGCCGATCCTTGATCTCTATACCGCCAAGCTCCTGGAGGGTGACAAGCCCTGGTCCGAGCAGCGCCTGCCTCTCGTCGAGGATCGCATCCGTGACCGGCTGGGCGAACTTTCCGCTCGTCTTGGTGATGCCGACTGGCTCGATGGTGCGTTCAGCGCGGGCGATCTTTTGATGGTGGCGGTACTGCTTAGGTTGAATGCATCGTGTTTGCTGGACGAATATCCGAACCTCCTCGCCTATGTCGCCCGTGGCGAAGCGCGACCCGCCTTCAAGCGTGCTTTCGACGCTCAATTGGCGGTGTTCACTGGTAAGCCACCGACAGGCTGA
- a CDS encoding YdeI/OmpD-associated family protein yields MTRKDTKSRFKAKLLRPAKSCGDTSWAFVILPRDASGKLPRRGRTTIEGTINGHGFRATLEPDGQLSHWLRVNKELLETADVNIGDIVTFEVKSVEQEPEPEIPPDLQEALTTTPEARAVWNDTTTIARVDWIHWITSAKQPKTRAQRISNACDMLASGKRRVCCFDPSGYYSKAFSAPKAVD; encoded by the coding sequence ATGACACGAAAAGACACAAAATCTCGGTTTAAAGCAAAACTGCTTCGTCCGGCAAAGTCTTGCGGTGATACTTCGTGGGCTTTTGTGATTCTGCCCAGGGATGCGAGCGGAAAGCTTCCTAGACGAGGAAGGACGACGATAGAGGGTACCATCAACGGCCATGGCTTCCGGGCTACGCTTGAGCCAGATGGCCAATTGAGTCATTGGCTGCGCGTAAACAAGGAGCTACTCGAAACCGCAGACGTAAACATTGGCGACATTGTCACGTTCGAGGTCAAATCAGTTGAGCAAGAGCCTGAACCTGAGATTCCCCCTGACCTACAAGAAGCCCTGACGACCACTCCCGAGGCTCGAGCCGTTTGGAACGATACAACCACCATCGCACGCGTGGACTGGATACATTGGATCACTTCAGCCAAACAGCCCAAGACTCGTGCGCAGCGGATTAGTAATGCTTGTGACATGCTCGCTTCTGGAAAGCGTCGGGTTTGCTGTTTCGATCCGTCGGGTTACTACAGTAAAGCCTTCAGCGCGCCCAAAGCGGTAGATTAG